The Zalophus californianus isolate mZalCal1 chromosome 8, mZalCal1.pri.v2, whole genome shotgun sequence genome has a segment encoding these proteins:
- the LOC113937064 gene encoding protein mago nashi homolog 2-like, whose translation MAMASDFYWRYYVGHKRKFGHKFLEFEFRPDGKLRYANNSNYKNDVMIRKEAYVHKSVMEELKRIIDDSEITKDDALWPPPDRVGRQELEIVIGDEHISFTTSKIGSLIDVNQSKDPEGL comes from the coding sequence ATGGCTATGGCCAGCGATTTCTACTGGCGCTACTATGTAGGGCACAAGCGCAAGTTTGGACACAAGTTTCTGGAATTCGAGTTTCGGCCAGACGGAAAGCTAAGATATGCCAACAACAGCAATTACAAAAATGATGTCATGATCAGAAAGGAGGCTTATGTGCACAAGAGTGTAATGGAGGAACTGAAGAGGATTATTGACGACAGTGAAATTACAAAAGATGATGCGTTATGGCCTCCCCCTGACAGAGTTGGCCGACAGGAGCTTGAAATTGTAATTGGAGATGAACATATTTCTTTTACAACATCGAAAATAGGTTCTCTTATTGATGTAAATCAGTCAAAGGATCCTGAAGGCCTTTGA
- the YPEL5 gene encoding protein yippee-like 5, whose protein sequence is MGRIFLDHIGGTRLFSCANCDTILTNRSELISTRFTGATGRAFLFNKVVNLQYSEVQDRVMLTGRHMVRDVSCKNCNSKLGWIYEFATEDSQRYKEGRVILERALVRESEGFEEHVPSDNS, encoded by the exons atgggcagaattttCCTCGATCATATCGGTGGTACCCGTCTGTTTTCTTGTGCAAACTGCGATACAATCCTGACCAACCGCTCAGAGCTCATCTCCACACGGTTCACAGGCGCCACTGGCagagcatttctttttaacaag GTAGTTAACCTGCAGTACAGTGAAGTTCAAGACCGGGTCATGCTCACTGGCCGCCACATGGTTCGAGACGTGAGCTGCAAGAACTGCAATAGCAAACTGGGATGGATCTATGAGTTCGCCACTGAAGACAGCCAGCGCTATAAGGAAGGCCGTGTGATCCTGGAACGCGCTCTAGTACGAGAGAGTGAGGGCTTCGAGGAGCACGTACCATCTGATAACTCttga